In Nomascus leucogenys isolate Asia chromosome 6, Asia_NLE_v1, whole genome shotgun sequence, one DNA window encodes the following:
- the C6H5orf38 gene encoding protein CEI isoform X4, which produces MAPPEPAGRVTLSPKNLERVYVDPQVSASGGFLRGRARGTAGPGGSGSGSPRERGRLRRPGRSPGWAPSSVSRGRKEATQARSRARGRRGGAVARVCRPESQQRWARPTSSHGGLIRGRRKNGIKAFQ; this is translated from the exons ATGGCTCCTCCTGAGCCGGCGGGCAGGGTGACGCTCTCG CCAAAAAATTTAGAACGAGTCTACGTGGACCCGCAAGTCTCAGCGAGCGGGGGTTTCCTGCGAGGCCGAGCGCGAGGAACAGCCGGCCCCGGAGGCTCGGGCTCGGGGTCTCCCCGGGAACGCGGCCGACTGAGAAGGCCGGGGCGCTCGCCGGGCTGGGCGCCGTCCTCCGTGTCGCGGGGACGGAAGGAGGCGACGCAGGCCAGGAGTCGTGCTCGCGGGCGGCGAGGGGGCGCTGTGGCCCGTGTCTGCCGGCCTGAGTCCCAGCAACGGTGGGCGCGACCCACCTCCTCCCACGGCGGCTTAATTCGGGGAAGAAGAAAAAACGGCATCAAGGCATTTCAATAA